In Alteribacter keqinensis, the sequence CGACCCGCGCCGGGTCAGGCTTTCCCATTTTAGTTCTTGTCTGTTAACCTTAATAAATAATTCATAGCTGCAATGAGCAGGGGATCGTCCGCCTGTTGTTGAACGGTTACGGTGTGGGCAGTAGTGATGCCGTTGCGGATAAAATCGCTTTCGGCTTTAAAAGTCAAGTCCGCGGACCCGCCACCGTCTTTTACCTCAAGGACGCCCTTTTTGGATGACCCGGCTATGTGCCCTTTTTTCATCGTAATCAGACGATCATGGCTCGTGTAGGTAAGGGTGTGAACCTGAGCCTGGTGGGTCGTTTCTTCCTTAATTTTTCCCACAATCTGTGTCCCGTCAAGAACATTCCAGTGACGGGGCTTGTTCGGGATAAACCCGTTCGACTGCACGATGGTAAACTCCATCCCTGACAGGGTCGTGAACGTCAGATGTGCCCACTGGTTCGGAACGATCTGGTTCATGACATCATGAACTTTCGTCGGGAAAAAACGCTTCATGCTTCCTGTATGGTCACCGTCCAAAAGCACGGTTACGTCCTGATTGTCTGAATCGAGGGGCGGTTGGCTGTATGTGATGGTTTGCATGGGACCTGCCTCCTTTATATTAGCACTTCCGATAGTACAACGAAAAAATCTACTAAAGAAACGCACTCATGTCAATGCGTTCAGTGAAACTTACATAGTTTACTAAAAGAATGGAGGGTTTTTTATGAAAACATGGAAGGAAGCTCCTACGCCGGTTCTCGTCCTCGACCTTGAGAAAATGAACCGGAACATCGAAAGAATGGCTGCATCAGCCAGGAAGAACAACGTGAAGTTGAGGCCGCATATCAAAACCCACAAAAGCCTTGAGGTGGCAAAAAGGCAGATCCACGCCGGTGCCACTGGACTCACCGTTGCGACGCTCTCCGAAGCAGAGGTATTTCAAAACGCTGGCTTTGACGATCTTCTTGTTGCTTTTCCCTTAAGAAGCGAAGAGAAAATTGCCCGTTTTGTTGCGCTTGCAAAGCGGGGCAGGCTCATTGCAACCATTGATGACATTGTACAGGCAGGGAGACTTGATGAGGCGGCAGCAACGGCTGGCATGCGAGTTGAAGTGTGGGTAAAAGTAAACAGCGGACTGAACCGGTGCGGAGTAGACCCCGGAGAAGAAGCCGTCTCCCTTGTAAAAGACATTGCCCCGCTTCAGGCGCTCCAGGTGACCGGTCTTTACACCCACGCAGGTCATGCCTATGGCGCCGGCGCACAGGAAGACCGGGAGCGGATCGCGAAAGAGGAAGCAGAGGCCGTTGTCCGGTCGGCAGAGGCGTGTGAAAACGCAGGGTTTCCCATCGAGAATCGGAGTGTTGGAAGCACCCCCACCTATGAATGGAGCGGGGCTTATGATGGAATTACAGAAGTGAGACCCGGGAATGCCGTGTTCTTCGACGGCGTCCAGGAGGGGCTTGGCGTGTGCACAATGGATGAATGTGCCCTTACTGTAACCGCCTCGGTGGTGAGCGGGAAAAAAGACAGGCTGATCGTCGATGCCGGCAGCAAATCCCTCACACTTGAAAAAGGGGCTCACGGCAACGCCTCGGTAACCGGCTTCGGGACCATTGTGGAACCTGTAACCTTGGCGGGGAAATCACTGACCCGGTTATCCGAGGAACACGGTATTCTCGATTTTCCCGACGGAGCACCAGCCATCACGGATGAGGTGATCCGCATCATCCCCAATCATGCCTGTACAGCCGTGAATCTCTACGACCACTATCTAGTGGTGGAAGGGGATACGATCGCCGACCGTTGGCCGGTGGATGCAAGAGGATGCAACACGTAAAATAATCCCGGGAGACGCTTTCTTCTCCCGGGATTATTTATGAAACCAGAGCCAAGTTGTTAATTAAGCAATTGGGCAAACGTATCTTACACTTAGGGAAGCTTAATTTACGGTTTGGCAAACGTATTTTATACTTAGAGCAACGAATTTTACACTTAGAGCAGCGAATTTTACACTTAGACAGCCGTATTTTACAGTTAGCGTGGGAAATTCACGTATTCTACACATATGCAAATCTATTTTACGGTTAGACAACTATCTTACACTTAGAGCAACGAATTTTACGCTTAGGCATGCGGTCATTTAAACCGTCCAACAGGCTCCCTACAAAATAAAATCAAACCCATAGTATGCAGCAATGGTGAGAAACACGGTCCATGCCGCGAGACTTGCCCCCATCCACACTGTGGTGGCGTGCTTATTCGCTTTTAACGATAAAGCGATAACCGCAGCCAGATGAATACCCGTAAGAAGAGGGCCGAGAAGAGCGAGGCCCGGAAGACCGTATTTTTCAAAAATCCGGTGTGCCCGCTCTGCCCTCCGTTGCTTTTTCATCAGCTGCTCCTCGTCCTGCTCCGTCTGTGCCGCAAGCTTTACGGCTTTTTTCTCCTCACGCCTGCTTTTCCAATTCGTATAGAGCCTGGTCGTCTGAAACCATTTGAGTAAATACACAATCAGAACCACAGGAATAAAGTTGCCGGCAAAGGAGACAATGCCCACCCCAAAAGGGTTAAGCCCCATCCCGATACCGATAGGGATAACAAAAAGGATCTCAAGCCACGGGAGGGCGGCCATCAAGAAAACCAGTATATACTGCCATAGCAGATCAAACATCATCAAGCACCTCTCTTAATCAGCCCGGATACCCCGCCAGAACACGTTCCATGCGTGCTGCCGCTTCCTGTTGACCGTATCCGGATCATAATAAAACATCTGGGCTGAAATCCCGTCCAACACGCAGTAAAAAGCGTCCAAAACGTCAGCCGGACTGCTTTTTTCGATTGCCCTGTCGTTCATTCCACGGGTAATAACCGGAAGCAGGACAAGGTTGAGTTCTTCTTCAAAACGCAAAAAACGCTCATGGACAGAAAGCTTCAGATCCTTTGGGGGAAACAGTAAAAAATGCATATAAAACCTTCCCACCTCTTCTTTCCGCAAAAAATCGGTGGTCATGATAAACGCCTTGTGAAGGGTGGTGTCCACACTCTCATCATCCGCCCCTTCATGGACGGTCTCATTCAGCTCGGCGACGTAACGGGCATAAACATCATCAACAAGTGTTAAAAACAACGCCTCTTTATTTTTAAAATGGTTATACAGGGAAGATTTGCGGATTCCCACTTCATCAGTAATCTTTGACAGGCTGGCTCCATCGTACCCCTCCTGGGCAAAAAGGCGGAGGGACACCTGTTTAATTTTTTCCGCTGTCCGAGATGGCATCTATCGTCACTCCTTATGTGGTCAATACAAAAAACGAACGATCGTTAGTATAACCCGATTTTACATAATCCAACCTCAATAGTCAACAAAATGAACCAAAATCAAACCTCACAAACTATGGGAATTTATCAATTTCCTTCTCTTGTGCCTTTATTTCCTTTACAATGGAAAGAAGATTAATAGGCAAGGATTGGAACTGAAACCAGGAGGGTGCTAATAACATGTTCAAGGAAGCACTTAATCAGATGCAGCAACCAGTTATTATTAACACTGAAGATTATATAATCAGCTATGTAAATGATGCTTACGAGGAGCTTTTTGAACTCAAAAGCGAAGACATTGTAGGAAAGCATCTCCACGACGTGTTTACTGACACCCCGCAGGAGAACCAAGTTGTAACGGAAATGATCGACAATGACTTCAGGAAGTTTAGTAAGAAAGTAACACACAAGCTCGGAGGAGAGATCCTTTTTCTAGACTCTGTTTCCAAAAGATTTGAGCATGAAGGCGAGAAATATGTGATGACCAGGTTTGAGGATCTGACGGAGCACGCCAGACAGGAAAAAGAACTGAAGAAAATGATTATCGACATGACGGTGAATGTGGTGCCTCTTTCCGATACGATCGGCGTGCTGCCCCTGCCACCGATTCTTCGAGATGAGCAGAAGTGGGTCATTGTGGAAAAAACAGCCCAGATCTGCAGGGAGAAGCGATTCTCAAAACTTGCCATCAACCTGTCAGCGATCCGGACTCTGGACGAAGAACTCGGCGATATTATTATCCGCCTCATCGAAGTGCTCCGCGTCCTCGGTGTAGACGTGATTCTTACAGGTGTACGTCATGAAATTGCCGCTGATTTTTCCCAGGTAGATCTGGATTTTGACCGGATCAAAGTTTACCAGAATCTGAAGCAGGCAGTCGAGTATTTCTTTTCAGAACCAAGGGATAAATAGAGTAATCAGGCTGTTTTCGGAAAAAAACCGGAAGCAGCTTTTTGTTTAACAACAATCCTGGTTTGAGATTTTTCCACATAACGCACGTTTAACAGGTAAACGTATTGGAAATAGGAGAAGTACTTATATGTGAAAGGGTGAAAGCACCGTGTTTGGCTGGTCAGATGTTCCCACAGCGATCTGGGCGTTTTTTGTCATATTACCTCTCGTGTCCCTGATCCACGAGCTTGGCCACTATTTATTTACCCGTTTGTTCGGCGGGAAAATAAAATTTTGCCTCGGCCGTGGAAAAATATTGTTTAAATTAGGCGGGATCGAAGTCAGGCGCGTTTATTTCCTTGATTCCTGGTGCCAGATCGATAAGTTAAGCGTAAGTAACAAATGGTCCCATACAATTGTATATCTCGGTGGGCCCCTTTTTAATATTGCAACCGTGATCGTAATCAATTCTTCCATTCATATGGGATTGCTGGAGCCGCATATCCTCTTTTATCAATTTGTCTATTTCTCCTTGTATTTT encodes:
- a CDS encoding alanine racemase, which codes for MKTWKEAPTPVLVLDLEKMNRNIERMAASARKNNVKLRPHIKTHKSLEVAKRQIHAGATGLTVATLSEAEVFQNAGFDDLLVAFPLRSEEKIARFVALAKRGRLIATIDDIVQAGRLDEAAATAGMRVEVWVKVNSGLNRCGVDPGEEAVSLVKDIAPLQALQVTGLYTHAGHAYGAGAQEDRERIAKEEAEAVVRSAEACENAGFPIENRSVGSTPTYEWSGAYDGITEVRPGNAVFFDGVQEGLGVCTMDECALTVTASVVSGKKDRLIVDAGSKSLTLEKGAHGNASVTGFGTIVEPVTLAGKSLTRLSEEHGILDFPDGAPAITDEVIRIIPNHACTAVNLYDHYLVVEGDTIADRWPVDARGCNT
- a CDS encoding small multi-drug export protein; this encodes MMFDLLWQYILVFLMAALPWLEILFVIPIGIGMGLNPFGVGIVSFAGNFIPVVLIVYLLKWFQTTRLYTNWKSRREEKKAVKLAAQTEQDEEQLMKKQRRAERAHRIFEKYGLPGLALLGPLLTGIHLAAVIALSLKANKHATTVWMGASLAAWTVFLTIAAYYGFDFIL
- a CDS encoding TetR/AcrR family transcriptional regulator, which encodes MPSRTAEKIKQVSLRLFAQEGYDGASLSKITDEVGIRKSSLYNHFKNKEALFLTLVDDVYARYVAELNETVHEGADDESVDTTLHKAFIMTTDFLRKEEVGRFYMHFLLFPPKDLKLSVHERFLRFEEELNLVLLPVITRGMNDRAIEKSSPADVLDAFYCVLDGISAQMFYYDPDTVNRKRQHAWNVFWRGIRAD
- a CDS encoding PAS domain S-box protein; this translates as MFKEALNQMQQPVIINTEDYIISYVNDAYEELFELKSEDIVGKHLHDVFTDTPQENQVVTEMIDNDFRKFSKKVTHKLGGEILFLDSVSKRFEHEGEKYVMTRFEDLTEHARQEKELKKMIIDMTVNVVPLSDTIGVLPLPPILRDEQKWVIVEKTAQICREKRFSKLAINLSAIRTLDEELGDIIIRLIEVLRVLGVDVILTGVRHEIAADFSQVDLDFDRIKVYQNLKQAVEYFFSEPRDK
- a CDS encoding site-2 protease family protein; its protein translation is MFGWSDVPTAIWAFFVILPLVSLIHELGHYLFTRLFGGKIKFCLGRGKILFKLGGIEVRRVYFLDSWCQIDKLSVSNKWSHTIVYLGGPLFNIATVIVINSSIHMGLLEPHILFYQFVYFSLYFTFFSLLPVDYGDGNPSDGKAIYDVIKHGTARDPLQ